Within Primulina tabacum isolate GXHZ01 chromosome 5, ASM2559414v2, whole genome shotgun sequence, the genomic segment agatacatagtcagagattgcatgcaattagttgatcaacgaccataggcttatatccctcagagttaacgatttatatcgatgggatataggtacagagccagagatactatatagatatcaatccaacagagaaaagagaaataccatcttattgttcatgttttgctatgttattcatgtttctagagttgatggtatttaatgttttcaaagtcatgattttcagagtatgctatgtatccattgctatgtaagagttccacttgctgagttttatactcatttcagttattcatatgatgcagataagagcgacgggccgggacgttgattgtgagccagggtcatatgcatatagagaaggaaggaagaagagtattttgctagcattttggacatgatcatacaaatgatattttgtattttggttgtatcatttcattgatcatgtatatacatttgtttgtaaatgtttttatgtcatgaaattttaatccttcctcccttcaagaaaaattttaaattcattccgcagttattttattaaaatcggtcagaggtgttacagatacagctagccgtgagttcacaactatttgtgattcaggacaatttcctttattcgggcttaccctagttaaccccattcttttcatcaaatcattgatcaagaatgtcagaacttatttctgattgcacccatcggatcatggtaagagcgtctagtagcatcgccccatgatcccctaggtatcactgatagtgcctgcaagaaccagtcgattatgattaacgtacagtacggtcccttcatctcatatatcccgatcgaatatgcaaccattggttcatcgagggttgcacaataattcgataactatgtgatagctataatagtggcatcgcgtgtactatttgagaactccttctctaacgtacatctcatactctggccagagatttcacagcactattatttcatcagatcacataggatatccacacccgtaggtgagcggtgaatccccgactacaatgcactggctcctatatgtgtcgcaactgtacccaacctcgccacatgATGACTCTCCTgaagccggtaaacgagtcaaagcacagccctagcatatagagcctcagtgttgtcccgggtcgtaaggactaatggtgcacaatcataaccacgaacttatcctctcgattaatgataaccacttggaaagtccgagggagggttgttcggtataatcatcatatgactacccatctgcatgtttggacatcccTATggccttaccaagaaacgcattacacaacatcacagatactagtctcgagctcaagcggcttTTGTCCCTgttttaggtggctgaatcgactaggaacgaatttagaatatgcagtgtttacaaatgagtttcaacatcgaattacgattcatttgtattaaagcataatcaaggactttatctatgctgtttgcatgggtatacagataaagtataacaagaccataaaaaattaaattatattaaaataaagattgtttatttcacttgagtcaataaattccctaaccaaccgttggcttgcagggcatctactctaacaaaagCATGCAAACCTGCTCTGCTAGGATATAGTAAAGGACCCTTGGGGGGAGATTTTGAAATCTAAATGGACTCTTCGAGATTTTGAAGCAATGTAATCTGGTTTCGGCGGTAGGTTTTTCATATACTCATCCACAAAAGGTACAGGATTGGGTTAGATTTTCCAAGGAAAATGGAAGAAACCTAAAAGGTTTCCAGATGTTTTTCAATATGGTGGAACTCCACTTGTTAATTGTAAGATTAATCGTGTTTTTATAGACTATTGTTCTGTGCTTTTTTGCAAATAATGTTAGCTCCTTTATTTTATATCGCGACATTCTAGTATTTTTCGGgtgtttattattgtttttcCTCTTTATTTTGTTGACATGTATAACTGTTGTTAATGCTATGCAAGAATATTGATGTGGTACAttccaattttattatttaccTCAATGTTAAAGTCTAAATTACTTACAAAAGTTCAATCCCATTATATACTCTTAAAAAATCTATAAACAGTGGAATACTCTCATTATTCAAGAAACACtctcattattttatgattaaacttTTTAACCTTCAGATAacatctttaaattattttctgaTTTGAGCGTCGGAATGTCTACGTCTGGCAAACCCTGGCACCTCTGACGTTTGTTTGTCACGCAGGTGATAACCCGCAAAATTTTCTCTCCACCAGCTACTTGGACCCACTTACGAGTTAGCTTGAATACCGATCTACGATTATTTGGATCCGTTTACGGGCCTACAGACTAGTCCAGATAATCACAATTTTTTGCCACatcaaatataaaaatgttaaaacgcTTGCGCTCAGCAATTCGTATATCTGAAAGTAAATGGTGTAACCATCTCATTGAAATTCCTAACATTTATCTTATTGCTATTGCTTTTTATCCTCGATACAAATCAGATGGTTAAATTCATTTATAAATCATACAAgctacattatttatttaaatttgttCAAACCTTTTTTACATTTCCAGTTTTTCTTCGTTGAGAAAAATTTTGTAACCATAATCAGGCTATAAATGGACATTTTGCTGGACAAAATACCCCGACATGCTTCGGTTGACACATAATATATTACCGATGGGGGAGattgaaagcttcgaacttggcATACTTTAGAGACAACACTGAAGTACCCGAGTTTCGGGGGAGGAAGGAATCGAGCATGTACGACGCATGCACGCTTCGGATTTTAACGTTCATAACATGGCAGgaacataaacatttgaaattcgTAAATCAAGAGAACTTTTAGACACATCATAAACGAGAGAGACTGAAATTTATTAATACATTGAATTCTTAATTTGAAATGACCCTGTCTCAATACGATTTCATCGACTAATTGCGTTAAGAGAGgaagttttcaaaaaaaaaaatgacagGTAAACTTGAAAATTTTGTCGTCCAACCGATTGTCTAGTGAACCATTAACTTCTTTAATTATAAAAACACTAGCATCGAACATATATGAATGGGATTTCGAGTGCAGATATTGGTGTAACAGAACAAAAGGCAATGCATGGAAGGACGAAATATTTTCTCTAAATTTGTAGAGACAACAATCTGATTTATGGGGATGCCGCGATAGAGTTCGTGCTTGAAATGCTCTAAAAAGACAAGCCACGATATTTATTTTTAGCTGCTTCAAAGAAAAAACTATATGTGGAAGAGAAAGCATTCGTAGGAACATAATGAGCTGGCGCTCTATTTACAGAGGACCTGGAAAAGTGCCATTTTCCCTTTGCTCATTCCATCTATCAATCTGCAACCAAAATGACCCAAAAAAGCTTACAGCTTAACACCATGAAATATCTCCTCGCATGATGCCACAAAGCTGTTTAAAGCtaaagaagaaaaaaacaaCAGAGCATTTTGGCAGAAATTACCCAAGAGCCCAACAGAACACAAAGTTTGTTACCCTTTAACGTGAAACTAGCTTTCAGAAGGTCATTTCTCATAATAAATAATCAAGGGATATATTTGTTTGAAATCATGTTCCTACTTTGGCAAACACTCCACTAGTCCCTCTGCTCCCAAGTCCCGTCCTCTTATTATCTTAGATTAGATTTAATGAAGTCATTGTCATCAATATATACGAGGAACGAAAAAAACGTCAATTCCATTTGCACACACTTCGAGGTAGATGATAAACATACCCATTCACCGGGACAAAGGGAGCGATAATATTTGGCAAACTTGTCACACTCTGGAGCACCTTCACCTTTAGCAGCAACGCACCTGGCATGTAAAGCAATTGATATTACTCACCATAGTACACGAAAGGTTTGTGAATTATCAGAATTACAATTGAAGGAGGAGGCAAGAAACAAACTTTCATTACCCACCTATGATACTCAATATATCTAGTGAAGCAGTGCCTGGTTTGATTCGTTGTCGGGAAACGAAAGTCTGCTGGTGCTGTCTCAATCTGCGAATCCGAGTGTAAAATAAGAGGGGAGATACAAGCGAACCGATACATAGAGGATTGAGCTCTGTCAAGTCATACCTTGATCTCtggagtctcttcagtttcttgaTCGACTGGGTTATCAGATTCAGGACTATCATTGCTTTCTTCACTGGCCGCGTTTGCCACATCAGTCGTTTCACTAACAGGACTGGATTCCGTACTTTCTCCTGCAGAGGCATCACCACCCTCTTCAGCAGGAGCAGCAGGAGAATCTTCACTATCAACAACAGTTGGGGATTCCTCATTTTTCTGAACAGTTTCCTCAGCAGGAGCTTCTATCAAGGGATTAATGTCAGATCCTCCTCCAGCTTTTGGAGCCACTTCTGCTTTCTGTTCTTTCTCATTCAATAAATATTGCTATGGTCCAAAGAATCAGATATAGCATGTCATTACAGATCAAAGTAAAACCAATGCAATGAAGAAAATAAACCATCTCCAGGGAGGTTTACCATGTTTACTATAGATAGTTCACTAATTTCACATTATTAGCATTTACATTTAACACCAGCATCCACAAACAACAAGATTATTCAATATTCACAAATGAGTCACTCAAAAAGCCGCAAACTATATCAACGACAGGTCTATAAGTCCCAAAACAAGGGCCTAAAGAAATGAAGGCTACAGGAGTGATTAACAGAACTTCGGGAAATTCTGCTAGGTTCCACATAAAGATAGCCTTTCATCAATATTAACTCCAAGAGCAAGTCAGATGCCAGCCCTCAGTTTGTGATGCTAAATTCTTAACCTACTGCATCACTTTGCTTACTTCGGAATTCTCATACATTTGTTGCCAACGATTGTTTATTTATAACCTTGTTCTTCGTGTTCTGCTCTTAACCACCTTTcagtaaattaatttaatttaattccaCCCTTTCCCAGCTGAGCCattacataatttaaaaaattcagcGGCAAAGAGCATTAGGATCCCCATTAGAACTTGTTTTTACCGAAAACCTAAAAGTCCTCTGATTTTCACTAACTTAAGCTAACAAAAAAAGGGCTTTTGCTCGAATTGCATTTCTAAAACCATCAAAATTTTTCACTTAGTGGACTTAAATGTACTTGGAAACGAGAAATTTGAACTTTTCCCAGCATCAGAAACAGCCACTCAGCTCGCCTAAGCTGATCGCCCATGCCCCAACCCGATCAAGTTCCCCCCTCCAACCAAACCCCATCActgaaacaaaaaatatataaaaacctAAAAAGTCTCGGAAACAACAGGATCCAGATTAAATCGGAAATTCAGCAATAGTAAATAAACTTCATTGTACATAGCTGAATTCcgaaacataaaatataaaatacgaTAAAAACatacaacatatatatatatataaacatatatatatatataatcaaacaAAGAATAACCTCAGCCAAGGATGGGAGACTGGAGGCGTCAGCTTCGGCCATGGATATGACAGCGGCGGAAAATTGGTGGTCTGGTTTAGCTTCGTTTGGAAACTGAAGAGATTTCGGGTTGCGCAAAGAGAGGAGTTCTGGGCTCAAATGGTATACTATGTTCGGGCCGGGTTTCCAGGAACAttattaaatctttaaattttaaaaatcattcttTATTAATTAAGTCTcatgtataaaataaaatattatatgtaaataaaaaaaaaattatattttattgacATGTTTGAAAATAGCGAGAAATTTATGGACTCAAAGAAATAGTTTTTCTCTCTTTAAATTTCTCTAATAATACATCACATTTAATGTTTACGACGACATGTCATCCTTGACGATGATTCTTATTATCGTTAAGATCATTGCTATTTAGCATGATGAATATTTTGACACACAATGAATATCTTTAGGACATTGTATAATTATTACATTGTTATTAAACAATTAACAAATATATTAATTCACATTAAAGTGTTTCGCTTCTTTTTCGTATAAttgtataaatatattatattattaaggaAAACATTTATATAACAGCTATACTTGgtcttttattttattataagttTTCTAAAAacaatatctttaacataatttaTTCATTTTGAATAGACAATCAACTCTTAATTATTGGTAAGATATTCtaaatcttattttaaattgtaaaatAAGTTACACGATTATTCAAATCTTAAAATGCAACATAATTAACTTTACAAGCTAAAACATTACATCTTTCAAATAACTagcatattatttttaaaaatcatttaaaccgACAAAAggatgattttatttaaaatttaaatcattaaaattaTGGCAGCAAACGAATTGAATTAATTCGCGAACTTTTCGAGTCAGCTCGATAATTATTTGATTTGTATTCaaatttattgaactcaagCATATTTGAATTGTTTTCAAGTCGAACTTTAGCCAAAATTATTTCGTTCGATAGTTCGAGAGCTGCTCGCGTaccttaatattttattaatataatatgattattgtatattaaatgCTTCTTCGGCCCGAATCGAGGAATCCTAGATATATATATTTCGAACTATTCAAACGTTCGAGATGTTAGAATGGATGTTCAGTGAGCCAACTTGTGGTTTGAGCTTTATTGGCTCTTatgtgaaaataatatttattttaataatattttacggttAATCCAAttataacatttattttatttgtatacTCATTCAaccttggcacctccgccaatgactaggcacatccgcccatgactcaatacatgctttgctataaatcaatagactaagcatatcaatctcatgaattgaaaatatcaatgcaataaagtaaagtatgtggttttgggaaactcaagtcaaatcaaactcgagtcatatcttcccggttcaacattgatttatacctttcttttgtcgatctgacgaagtcgaagtctcgaattcaaatctgtcaatgacaatatcgaggagtacaatatcaatataccactcaaatcaatactggatataaccAGAAGTCAATccaattctgtttcaacggcataactgtacaatctcaatatactcagcaatacaaatatcaatagataccaaTCTCCTCATAATCGATcgacaaacataatctgatatcaaatccgtATAATCTCAattaattcaattctgaaaatgataacaattccatacggtatctattcttcgatctgatttcgattatacaatgtctaatatctcaagaacaccatatataaatcaaatca encodes:
- the LOC142547426 gene encoding uncharacterized protein LOC142547426, with the translated sequence MAEADASSLPSLAEQYLLNEKEQKAEVAPKAGGGSDINPLIEAPAEETVQKNEESPTVVDSEDSPAAPAEEGGDASAGESTESSPVSETTDVANAASEESNDSPESDNPVDQETEETPEIKIETAPADFRFPTTNQTRHCFTRYIEYHRCVAAKGEGAPECDKFAKYYRSLCPGEWIDRWNEQRENGTFPGPL